A window of Sphingomonas astaxanthinifaciens DSM 22298 genomic DNA:
TGAGCGTCTGCTCGCGCTCGTCATTGCCGTTGCCGAGGCCGGCGCCGCGATGGCGGCCGACGGCGTCGATCTCGTCGATGAAGACGATGCAGGGCGCCGACTTCTTTGCCTGCTCGAACATGTCGCGGACCCGGCTCGCGCCGACGCCGACGAACATCTCGACGAAGTCCGAGCCCGAGATGGTGAAGAAGGGGACGCCCGCCTCACCCGCGATGGCGCGGGCGAGCAGGGTCTTGCCGGTGCCGGGCGAGCCGACCAGCAGCGCGCCCTTGGGGATCTTGCCGCCGAGACGCGCGAAGCGGCCCGGATCCTTCAGGAATTCGACGATCTCCTGGAGCTCTTCGCGGGCCTCGTCGATGCCGGCGACATCGGCGAAGGTCACGCGGCCTTCCTTGGGCGTCAGCACCTTGGCTCGGCTCTTGCCGAAGCCCATCGCGCCCGAGCCCGCATTCTTCTGCATCTGGCGCATGATGAAGAAGCTGATTCCGAGGATCAGCAGGAACGGCAGCGACTGGTAGAGGAGGATGAGCCAGAAGCTCGACTGTTCGGCTTCCTTGACCTGGACCTGGACGCCGGCCTGGAGCAGCCGCTCGGTGACCTGCGCATCGGCCGGGGCGGTGGTGCGGAAGCTTTCGCCGCTGGCGAGCTTGCCGGTGATGACCTGGTTGCCGCTGGTGGTGGTCGAGCTGGTGACCTGCTTGACGTCGCCCTCGGTCACCTTGCGGACAAATTCGGAATAGGCGATCGGATTGCCGGTCGCCGCATTGCTGCCGCCCCCGAGCATCTGCGCGAACAGCACAAGGGCGAAGAGGACGCCGACCCAGATCAGCAGGCTCTTGGTCCAGGGGTTCCCGGGCTTCTTGTTCTTCTCGTCCATGGCGACAATGTAGGTGAGGCAGGGCCCACCGCCTAGAGGGGCCCGTGGGCCATGCCGGGATTCGATTCGCCGCGCTCAGGTCACGGTTCGCCTCACCCGCCGGCCAAGTGCTTGTCCGGGAAGGGAACATCACCCTAGCGTTAAGGAACCGTTGGGCTGATCGCCGCGATACTGCGCGGAACGTCGGTCCTTTCCCTGTCGATGGAGCCCAGATGCGCGTTCTCGCCTTTGCCGCCTGGATTCTGGCCCTCTTCTCCGCGCAGCCCGTGCTGGCGGCCTCCAACCCCGCGCTGAAGTCGGTGGAGCAACAGCTGGCCTCGCTCCTCGCTTCGCGCAGCGGTGACGTCGGGGTCGCCGCGCTGGACCTCGCCTCGGGCGAGATGATCGCGGTCAACGGCGACAAGAGCTATCCAATGGCGAGCACGATGAAGGTCGCGGTCGCCGCCGCTTTCCTCGCGCAGGTCGACCACGGCCGGCGCAGCCTCGACGACCGAATCGCCGGCCAGTCGGCGCGCGGGCTGCTCGAGGCGATGCTGATCCATTCGAACAACGTCGCGACCGATCATCTCATCAACAATCTCGGCGGACCGACCGCGGTCCAGAGCTGGCTGACATTCAACAATGTTCGCGGCGTTCGCGTCGACCGCACCATCGCCCGCCTGCTCGCCGACAAGCGTGACCTGTGGGACCTGCGCGACAGCGCGACACCGCTGGCGATGGTTCAGCTGCTGCGAACGATCGACAGGGGTAATGTCCTAAGCCAGTCCAGCCACCGCTACCTGCTGAGCGTCATGGCCCGCTGCCAGACCGGCAAGAACCGGATTCGCGGCATGCTGAGCGGCGTGCCCATCGAGCACAAGACCGGCACGCTCAACAATTACGCCAGCGATGTCGGCTTCATCACCATGCCCGACGGCCGCCGGCTGGCCATCGCCATTTTCGCCCGCGGCGGCACGGATCGTCCGACCACCATCGCGCAGACCGCGCGCACCATCTACGACGGCTTCGCGACCTGGGTGCGCGCCAACCTGTTCGATCCCCTCGGTTCGAGCGCCACCGCCAACTAGGCGCGCGGCGGCTCGGGCGAGAGCTTCCACACTTCCCCGCCAGTCAGCAGCGCGCCCGCGAGCGTGCACCGCCCCCCGCGGCGCAGACACTCGAGCGCGCGGTCGAGTTCGGGCCCGCGCGGGCGTCCCGGTCCCAGCCGGCGGAAGGCCCTGGCGAGTAGCCTGCGCTGCAATTCGGCGGGAAGGTCGAAGGCATGCAGGCTGACGCCCGAAGCGGTCACCCACAGCCGCT
This region includes:
- a CDS encoding serine hydrolase, whose protein sequence is MRVLAFAAWILALFSAQPVLAASNPALKSVEQQLASLLASRSGDVGVAALDLASGEMIAVNGDKSYPMASTMKVAVAAAFLAQVDHGRRSLDDRIAGQSARGLLEAMLIHSNNVATDHLINNLGGPTAVQSWLTFNNVRGVRVDRTIARLLADKRDLWDLRDSATPLAMVQLLRTIDRGNVLSQSSHRYLLSVMARCQTGKNRIRGMLSGVPIEHKTGTLNNYASDVGFITMPDGRRLAIAIFARGGTDRPTTIAQTARTIYDGFATWVRANLFDPLGSSATAN